ctacataaatgatactaatttgagtgataaatttatatatttagttatttcgggtgaaaacgggttcatccatggatgaaattttttcatccacatccacatccatatccatattcatttagatcgtccatatccacgaataatcgggtgaatcgaatggatatccactggatcgggtatccattgccatccctagttaaACCTGCAGAGATCATAAGTAGTTAATCAACAAACATAAAACGTTGAAGAATTATAGAGTTCGATAATCAAAAAACATGAAGCTTGTAAGATCTTCAGAATGAAATGATCTATGAATCAACTACAAAAGATCAATCCAATCTTTAGTTGACGGAATTGAATGATCTAAGAATCAAAGATTTAAAATTGTGAGATAAAAATGATCAATGAGCCAATTTAAGGTAGTCAAAATCAAGTATCAAAATAACATGCTGTAAGCAAGGTTGCAGAAATCAGTTCTCGGGGAGTTCTCGGCAGGGTCTCCAAAACGAGAACTCGGAGAACTCAAGGAGAACTCGGGGAGTTATCggcggttgactttcgttgacttttaagattttatcgagtttttttcgagatttgaccgattttaccgaggTTTGACCGATTtttctgagatttgatcgatttttcaaagatttgaccgattttttagagatttttaccgatttttggtcgttgaccgatttcaaaacgagttctcgCCAGGAATGAAATTCCGAGTTCTCGCCAGGAATGAAACTTATTTTTTGACCGATTTCAAACCCGAAGAACATAGAGAAGTCAAACCTGATGTACATAGAAAAGTCAAAACACGAAAAACAAATTTGGTTTTTGAGTTTTCTAGACTCGAGGTATTCGAAGAATCAATCATATTAGCTATCTTTTGATTTAAATACTCAATACTCAATACTTAATTTTGGGGTCAGAAATTGGATCAAGTTGGCAAATATGATTCTTGATGTTCAAAGAAACCAACACGTTCAAAAGGGACCTAAAATAAGAGGAAAAAGATCAAGATCATAACTTTTTCATAACAAATAAAGTATTAAAGTAGCTACATGAGTTGGATCATTAAAGTTTGGATTCAATCGGTTGTTCAAAGTGTGTGATTTTGTTTGTTCATTATTTAGATCGACAATCCCCAATGTCTAAATTGCAGGTTGCAAGTTACTTGTTTggatacaattgaagattcaattTTAGACTTAACGAAAAAATTTAACGAGTATTAAGTCAAGGGACCAACCACGTAAAGAAACCAAAATAGTAACTAGTAACCAGATACAAGGGTGACaggatgcatacaataggagaaaatacaaagttgaatgcatacaataggacttttgaaagttgaatgcatacaatagaattTTGATGAAAGTTCGATGCATTTTGGTGCCATTTTCCCTAGAATTAGAAGCTTGGATAGTTGGACGCTTGTTGATCATACTTGAAGTCTTGGTGTCTACAAGTTATTTGGAGTGAAGAGAAGTTCAGGGGTGAGGGGCCTGAATAGCATTATTCATTTTAGAAGGACCAACTTGGACCATTAATACATGTTTTGTTAATGTGAAAAAGGAATGCGTACACCGTTAACATATTCTAATCAAAATAATTTTCTACGCCTACATACAAAAAGTTAAAAtataaaaaaggaaaaaaaattaattTCTTGATGAAAGTGTAACCCTAGTATTAAAAATGGAAGTCTTTTAAAAAGATAACATAAATAATACGAGTACTAGTACTACATAATTTTACACTATATTATCTTCGGTTCGTTGATTGTTTTTGGATACATATTGAGATCACATTACTTGTTATATGTGGCCGACCAATCACTTTTAAATAAAGTAATGACAAATGTTGAAGGactattatgaaatgtttgaacttaatttatatattaacaacaacaaaacttaatgtaagatgtagacaatcatatACTTAcctagaataaagacaagtcatttttcTATCCAGAGTAAAATaccccaagagtagagaaagttaTCATCTCAATGTTTTATGAATAGAGATATTACTTCCGAATGggcctccggccaataagtatgtTAAAAAAAGTGTGAGACGCTATGAAAATTGTAGAATCAGATTTTCATGAGTTTTAAACCTGGctggagttcaatttaggctctaagcgacaaTTAAAGCGCCAATAAATCGACTTAACTCTATTACTAGAGATTACTTCAGAATTTATTTATTAAATGTTCTATTAATACTGCATTACATTTGTGTAATCATCAGTTCTTAACCATTTATTAAAGTCATTAACCATAATTACATTACTATGTTGGAGTTGTTGGTTTAGAGATTGATGTCATGCATGATGTATACGTTGGGTTGTTACTTGCCCGTGCGTGTGTTTTTTGTATTTGGGCGATATCAATCAAACATATTTGACATAATAATTCGTAGCCtacattacatattacatattataTAATCTACACCTTTTATTTATAAACTTTATCTCAAAGTTTGTGTTACCATACCctcaaaaatattacttttgaatgTCTCAAAAACAATATTGACAATCGATGATTTCACATTCCGCCGTATATTCACCCTGAGCCATATAATTGAATTTGAGATTCATAGTTGCATTACTTATAGCTATAGCTTTCCCTGTTCGTAAATAAAATggatttgtgaattttttttttttttcaaattccaAGGCCTGTAATGTTTCAATGTTGCCCATCATAATCGGTAAGCTAAATCGGTTCAAGAACGTCACGTGGAAAATGAGGGACGTGGAAGTAGGGTTCCCACACGGCCACACCCACTACTTGCATCGTTTATTGGTACGGAATTCAAATGAGCCCAAACGTAGCAGTCCAATATAAAGTTCAAGCAGCCCAAAATTAGCAGCCAAATATAAAGTTCAAATGagccaaaaaaaaatataaagttcaAGTAGCTGTGGCATATCCAGATTCAACCTTTGATAGTCTAAGTATAATGAGCCCAAGATTGTAAATTATCCGAAAATTTTATCAATAAACAAACGGTGATGATAAATGTACTCAACTTTTTATAAATCCGTCATTTTTGTGTATTGTATGTATGTAGGTTATAAGTTTGTAATGCGCAATGTTGGCTGATTTATTAAAGTTAGTAAATTTATCATTCCTCATAAGCAAAGATTGCTCAAACAAACTAGAAATGAGTAAAATCATAGTATTGTTCCAGCATTTTGTGTATTGTTATTCAATTGATTATTGCTTATTCGTACTCATGTTTTGAAAACTGACATTTTTTTGTCTATCAAATGTAAATAAACATAGAATCCATGTATATTATTTATAACACCAGTATTAAATAAATTTACAAAATATAATATTCGAGACGTGTGCACATTGGCAGGCCGGATTATATGGCGGGGAGGGGTGGGTCAAGGCCCTCCCCGTTAGACGAATTACGTTAGGCCCAAGACTGATTGTGGGCTTGAGTCCATTAAGGTTTAATTAGTTGTTAGGGTTTATGTGTACGTTATAAATACcgcatcaataatcaataatacggACGGGGGTTTCTATTCTCTTAACATGGTATTACAGCGGGTATGATCCGACCTAGTCGGTTATCATATGCTGTTGTTTCTATACCCCGTCAGACCACCTAACCGTACACTATATCATCGCCTACCAAAATAACCACTGCTTACCTTGGATAACAACAGCcgctaaacaaatatatatatatatatatatatatatatatatatatatatatatatatatatatatatatatatatatatatatatatatcttttaaaaACACCACCGCTCATCCATTACGTATTGATTTTCTATAATCAATGAGCCTAAAAAAAGTTATTATTCATTATCGAAGCGGTATTTATAGAGTACATCCTAACAACTAGTTAATTCCTAATGGACCTAAGCCCACAATCGGTCTTGGACCTAACCTAATCCGTCTAACATTACCATATTAGAGAATGTAACCCCATGAATTATTATTCATTATCGAAGCGGTATTTATAGAGTACATATAAATCCTTACAACTAATCAAACCCTAATGGACCCAAGCCCAAAATCGATTTTGGGCCTAACCCAATCTGCCTAACACTCCCCGCAGTCCGAATGCCGAAATCGCGAAAGTTCAGACATGAACAAAACAATAAACATCAAATAAAGACATAAAAGAAACTTTTTTCTCATTTGTTGCATCGAATAGCCTGATATTATTCTTTGGCAGAGTTGCAGATTTCTTAACGGTTTCTCCTTTTTCGTAGGGTTTTTTTCTTTTACGTCGTGGTTTGCTGTGCCTAAGGATCAAGTAACGCTTTGATATGCTACTTTTGGTGACGATAACAGTATTCTTCAATGCTGCAAATCATTTTTAATTTACTATATTCTCTTTTTTCTGGGTTTTGAAACCTACTCAAGTTAGGCGGCTCATTCTCATGTCGATCTATTATTGCAGGAAGTTTATTGAAAAATAAAGATTAAAGATAATTGAAAAGGGAACAAAATTAGAAAAGATGTTCGATTGAAACAGTTGAATACAAATTGAGAAATTAGAAAAGAAAATAATAGAAAGATTAGAGTGAGAATTTAGAAAAGGAAATAGAATCGTACGAAAATTATTAATAGAGAAGAAAGATTATACGTATTGGATTAGAATTTTGGAGTCCggagatttttttttttcttttcgttttttgttTTTATAATCGACGACATAACAACTTTATTTTGATAGACAAAAAATATGTGGGAGTTGGAACATAATGGTGTATCccaggggatacacgcataaaatcatcatttttatgcaGAAGAATGGATCAAAAAGTgtaaaagataacaatatttggcAGTTTTTAGCATTTACTGTTCAGCGCTCAGCAGGCCGCCCAACATCATGCGTAAGCCCTGTATGCAACTTCTATGTTTAAGCCCTTTTACTAGGCACGTGAGCGGCACGCATCCACGTCAGTTACGCCAAAGTCGGTTCCGGATACTTCGCTTAACATAATTAatcagcgattgacacgtgtatcccgagaatttcggacattctacgcctataaataaaccccccgggtcaccacatttcacatcatctaATCtggacttcagtcagagagaagtacactttctctctcacacagttttttctcactctaaaacattaaccgcttatcaacagaacgctagacggatcaattacagattgatccaaagATTGATTGAGGTCACCCCACAGATCTCTCATCCGTGTTTCAGGTCTGCAAGGATTATTTTCCaagggcaaacatcaatcggcaTTCAATCACTCAACGCTAGGCGGCTATTGTTCTGTACTGCTACCTTACACCCGCTATacggaaaatagtaccaacataTGGCGCCATCCATTTTAAAGAGTCACTCATCTCTCAAGAGTAAGGCAACTCATACTAATCAGCTAGTACCTATTAAAGCAAATATGATACATACGTGGCAAGCTGGACAGCGGAGAAAAGCAGAAACATTGGAAGATTGGAAGCAGGGAGTTGATTGCTTTTCCTTCTATGTTTAATACTAATCCATCTGATGCACCTTTGGTGATTGAAGCTCGTATAGCAAATTGTATTGTTGGAGGAATATACACTGATACTGGAGCAGGAGCAgatattatgtatgaacattgtttcGTACAATTACTAGAAAGGGTAAAAGAGAAGATGAAATATACGCTTTTTCCTTTAGCAAGTTTTGCTAATGATCCATCATGGTCAGAAGGAAGTATAGTTTTAGAAGTAGTGCTAGGGAAGTCGCCATTCAAAAGGACAGCTCACATCGAGTTCCTTGTTGTAAAAGCAAATTCGTAATATAATGTTATTTTGGGACGTTGCTATGATGACATTTGGAGCTGTGACGTAGACTGTACACGGAATGATGAAATTTCCTATGCCAGCCGGCATAGAAACGCTGTACGCAGAGCGAAAAAGAACAACTAAATGTGTACATATAAATCATACAATTGTTACGCCAATTGTCTATGATGATGGATCTGTTTCACCAAATCCAGCATTTCCAGACCAAAAGATTATCATTGGAAATACATTAACAAAAGAAACAAAAGAGAAGCTCTACAAAATTTTAGCAGCTAATATAGATGTATTTGCATGGCAAGTATCTGACATGACTGGAGTACCACGACACATTGCTGAGCATAAGCTTAATGTGAATCCTAATATTCCACCAGTATGTCAAAAGAAAAGGGGAATGGCTCCTGAACGGACAAAGTTTTTGAGAGAAGAAGTTAGAAATTTGGTAGATGTTGGAATATTGCGAGAAGTCAAATATCAGACCTGGGTAGCAAATCCGGTGATGGTAAAGAAGTCAGATAATACATGGAGGATGTGTGTTGATTTCACAGATATCAATAAAGCTTGCCCGAAAGATAACTACTCTTTACCAGAAATAGACTAGAAAGTAGAATCTTTAGGTGGATAAAAGTTTAAGTCTTTTTTGGACGCTTATAAAGGATATCACCAAATTCCAATGGCAGTAAGGGATCAAGATAAAACAGCTTTTCACACGGCAGAAGGAattttttgttatataaaaatgccTTTTGGGTTAAAGAATACAGGGGCAACTTACCAGTGTGTCATTGATATGGCATTTAAGGATGAAACAGGCAGGAATGTAGAAGCCTATGTCGATGATATCGTTATTAAAATTCACACGGAGGAGAGCATTGCTTAGGGATACTCTTGAAACTTTTGAGTTTTAAGTCATTACGAAAGGTTAATGTGAAATTGAACCCTAAGAAGTGTACTTTTGGTGTGCAAGAGGGTAAATTTTTAGGCATATTGTTACCGAGAGATGAATTAAGGAAAATCCAAAGAAGATTCAAGCAATTGAGGATATGACATCTCCAAAAACAAAAAAGGAAGTGCAAAGCTTGAATGGGAGATTGACAGCTTTAACAAGGTATTTAATCTAGAGTAGCAGATTGTTCATTACCATTCATGAAGGTTTTGAAAAGTTGTTTAAATAAAAAGGATTTTGTGTGGACGGAAGAGGCTGAAAAAACTTTTCAAAATGTTAAACGACTTTTAAAAGAGTTACCAATGTTAACTGCACCAGTAGCAGGAGAAACATTAGTTTCATATATGGCAGTGTTGGCAGAAGCCATTAGTTCGGTCTTAATTGCAGAACGGAATGGAGTGCAAATGGAAATATATATTGTCAGTAAGATATTACAGCAAAGTGAAATCAATTATCCGCCAATCAAAAAATTGGTATATGCTTTAGTACACACAGCTAGACGACTCATGTGGTATTTTTTAAGGACATCCAATTCTTGTCTTAACGGATCAACCAATAAAGCAAATTTTGAAACATCCAGCATCATCAGGGCAGCTAGCCAAATGGGAAATTGAGCTAGGAGAATATGAAATAAATTTCTCACCAAGACATGCAGAGGTGCAGATTTTGGCAGATTTTCTTTTGGAAACAACTGAAAAAGTAGATTATTCACGATATGTTACAAGCAGTAATTGTATGTGGGAGTTACATACTGATGGAGCATCAAGTGAAGAGGGAGTTGATGCAGGATTGGTGCTTACAAGCCCGGAAGGGGAAGAACATACATATGCACTCAAGTTTTGTTTTTATGCAtctaacaatgaagcagagtatgaagcATTGCtttccggcctccgcatagcgtcTGAGAAGGAATAAAATATTTAAGTTCCTATGTGGATTCTCATATTGTTGCATAGAAAGTTAATGGGGAGTTTGAAGCAAAAGATATATCAATGAAGCGATATTTACAATTGGTTGAAAAGATTTCCAAGAATTTTGATACTTTGGAGGTTGTGTAAATACCaagaaataagaacaaaaaagcaGACGTGTTAAGCAAATTAGCAAcattaacatttgatcatttgcatAAGAAAGTTTTGGTGGAAGTCTTGAAGGATAAATTAATTGATGAAAAGGTGGTTGTAGCAACCGTTGAGGAAGGAGGATCATGTTGGATGACCCCTTACGTGAAATATTTGCAGGATGGAACATTGTCGGATAATGACACAGAAGCAAGAAGGATAAAGGTAAGTGCTCCGCACTACGTAATGGAGAAGGTGTGCTCTATAGGAAATCCTTTAATGGTCTAAATTTGAGGTGTTTAGCGCCACAACAAGCATTAGATGTGATTAAAGAGATGCACGAAGGTTTGTGTGCACAACATTCTGGTTATAGAACTGTGGTATCACGAATAATGAGGCAAGGATATTATTGGCAAACAATTCACATAGATACAGCAGATGTAATCAAAACATGCGATGCATGTCAGTGTCACAGGACCGTTCAGCTTCTGCCAAAATATGACTTAATTTCAGTATCATCCGCATGGCCATTTTGTaagtgggcaattgacatagtaggACCATTCCCAATGAGTATTGGCAATGCAAAGTTTTTGGTAGTCGCAATTGATTTTTTCACTAAGTGGGTTGAAGCAAAGGTGTTAGCACGGATAACGGGTGAAAACATAAAGAAGTTTGTATGGAATGATATCGTGTGTAAATATGGTTTGCCAAACGAAATCGTAAGTGATAATGGTAAACAATTTATAAATAACCCGTTCAAAAGTTGGTGTGAAGAATTAAGCATTAAACAAACGTTCACCTCTGTTGCTCACCCACAAGCAAACGGCCAAGTTGAGGTTACAAACAAAGAAGTTATAGCTAGCATAAAGGCTATAATGGGTTTAAGTCAGACTAAATGGGTAGATGAAGTACCATACGTTTTGTGGGCTCATCGTACAACGTCAAAACGGAGTACGGGTGAAACACCGTTCAGCTTGGTATATGGCACAGAGGCACTAATACCGGCTGATATCCGTGTGCCGACACAAAGGATTTTAGCATTTGATGTAGATAACAATTCATCCGTTTAGCGTGAAAATTTGAATTTATTGGAAGAAAGGCGAATCATGTCCGCTATCCGTTAAGCGGATGCTAAGCAGTGAATGGCAAAATATTACAATAAACGGGTCAGACATGTGCAATTCAAAGAAGAAGATTTAGTATTAAGAGACAATGAAGCAAGCAGACAAGCAAAGCATGAGAAATTGGGGCCATGATGGGAAGGGCCATATAAAATTGTAAGAGCACATCCAAATGGATCATATACCCTTGCAGCGCCCTTCATGAGGAATTGCAGCGAACATGGTAAGCAatgagtttaaagaaattttatgcgtagtattgcATATTCGAATAGCctgatcaactattgtgaatatGAGATacaatcataaatgtaaaaatttctttagtaAATAAGAATTTAAACAGTTATTCTTATAGCATATTGTTCTTGATTTTTATTCGGCCAAGGATTTTTAATCAGATATCACAAAGTTGTGTGTCATCCCTGCCCACAGAAGAGAAATTTATTCTCGATGGCAGAAGTTCAATTAAACACAAAGGGTAGAAATGGCAGTGGATGACGTAGAACTCCTCTGAGCATCCA
This window of the Rutidosis leptorrhynchoides isolate AG116_Rl617_1_P2 chromosome 7, CSIRO_AGI_Rlap_v1, whole genome shotgun sequence genome carries:
- the LOC139860349 gene encoding uncharacterized protein, whose translation is MKVLKSCLNKKDFVWTEEAEKTFQNVKRLLKELPMLTAPVAGETLVSYMAVLAEAISSVLIAERNGVQMEIYIVRHPILVLTDQPIKQILKHPASSGQLAKWEIELGEYEINFSPRHAEVQILADFLLETTEKVDYSRYVTSSNCMWELHTDGASSEEGVDAGLVLTSPEGEEHTYALKFCFYASNNEAEYEALLSGLRIASEKE